From the genome of Streptomyces sp. NBC_01304:
GACCACGGTGGCCACACGCCCGCGACAGTCCGGCACTGTCCTCACCGCCGCAACCTCCGACCCGCAGCGCACCGTCGGCAGGCTCACCGCCCCCGAACCGGACTCAGAACGAGGGGACTTCAGGTCAGGAACAGCGCCGCGCCGTCGCGCCGACTCCGGCGTGCCCGCCAGGCGAGGACGCCGAGAGCGGCACCCAGCCAGCACGCTCCGACGAGCGTTTCCCACCCGGCCAGCCCGAGGGTGTGCAGGCCCGCCTCACCATCGAGTGCCTCGCGGATCGCCGACAGGCCGTGGGTCAGCGGGAGCACCTGGCCGAGCCCCGCGAGGACCGGGCCGACCGCACCGGCCGGCACCTCAGCCCCGCACACGATGAGCATGACGGTGAACGCCGCATTGGACACCACGTTGCGCAGGTCCGGGGCAGTGAGCACCAAGGAGCCCAGGAAGAGTCCGAGGCAGTAGCTGGTCACGGCGACCAGCACCAGCAGGGCGGTCAGCAGCAGCACCGAAAGGACGGTCAGCCGTAGGTCCGCCACCGGACCGAGGATGAGTACGGCGCCCAGACCACAGGCCACACCGTCCGGGAGCCAGAACAGGCTCCTTCCCACCAGGACCAGCGCGGGATTGCTGGGCGAGGCGACCAGCAGGGGCAGCGTGCCGTTCTGCAGTTCCCAGGTCGTGGAAGCGGTCGCGAACATGCCGTGCAGCGCGACCAGCGCCACGGCGTTCCCGATCAGCAGATAGCGCGCCTGATCCGGCCCGAGCAGGGTGCCGATGGTGGTGAAGAACAGCACCTGCGCGAGCATCCGGACGAACCAGCCGAGCAGCCACGTCTTCCAGGTGAAGACCGTGCCGTAGTCGGCGAGTCCGGCGCGTGCCGCCCAGCCGAGGACCTGGACCCGGCTGCCCGGCCCGAACTCGTTCGCCCGTCGGCTCATCGCAGCCCCACCGTCCCGTTCTCCCGTACGAGGCGGACGACTCTGCCGAGCAGCAGCCGCCCACCTAGCGCGGCGAGGAATCCGAGTCCGAGCACGGCGGCCAGCCGCCACCCCACCGACTGGACCGGGTCCGCGGCGAGTGCGTCGCGCAACAGGTCGGAACTCCAGGAAAGGTAGATGAGCCGGCCCGGCGGGTGGGTCCACTCCGGAAGTCTGTCCAGCGGCGTGAAGACTCCGCCGAGCAGCAGGATCGGATAGCTCAGCGAGTTCTGGAACGTACGGGCGGTCCGGGTCGCGACGAACAGGGCCGCCATGAGGCACGCCGCCCCCGCGGTGGCGGCTGCCGTGGCGAGCAGGGCGACGACGAAGACCCAGGGGTGCGGGACTTCGGGGACGGTGTCGAAGGCGAGGACGGACACCGCGGCCACCTCCACCACCGTCAGCAGGCTGATCAGCGTCGTCACCCAGACCCGGCTGAAGACGAGCCGGACGAAGTCGACCGGAGCGGCTATCTGCAGCTCCAGCGTGCCGAGCCACCGGTCGTTGTCGACGACCTCGCCGGAGATCAGCATGGCCATGCTCCACACGCCCATCAAAACGGGGGCGAGGAGTGCGTAGGCGAGGAGTTCGGGCCGGTCGTTGTGCCGGATCAGCAGCAGGAAGACGGCGGCGAGCAGCGGGGTGCGCACCAGGTCGATGAGGTAGTCGCGGTGGGTCAGGACGAGACGGCCCTGGAACTTTCCGGCCGCGAGGAGCAGACTCACCGATTCACCACGCTGCGCGTCTCGTTGCGGTGGACGAGGCGGAGGTAGACCTCTTCGAGGCCGGGCAGTTCGGTACGGACCTCGGTGACGCCCGCCTCGACCACGAAGGCCAGCACCCGGCCCACCGCCTCCTTGTCTTCGACGGAGACGATCGCCGCTCCGTCGTCGGCCTGTTCGACGCCGAGCACCCCGGGCAGTTGCCCTACCCGGTCTGTCAGCTCCGGCTCGGCGCGTACGCGGATGCGTTCCTGCTGGGAGACCAGACGGGCCAGCGTCTTCGGCGCCTCCGCGGCGACGACCCGGCCGTGGTTAATCATCGTGACGCGGTCGCAGAGGAGTTCCGCCTCGGCCAGGTCGTGCGTGGCGAGCAGGATCGTGCGGCCCTCGCTCGCCAAGCGCGTGATCAGCTCCCGCAGTTGGCGAGCGGCCAGCGGGTCGAGGCCGTTGGTGGGCTCGTCGAGCAGCAGGATCCGCGGGTCCCCGATGATCCCGCGGGCCAGGTGGAGGCGCTGGCGCATGCCCACGGAGTACGTTTCCACCCGGTCGTCGGCGCGCTCGGCCAGACCGAGCTCGTCGAGGAGCGCCGCACTGCGCGCACGTCCCGCCTTGGCGGACATGCCGTACAAGGCGGCCCAGTAGCCCAGATTCTGACGTGCCGTCAGCCGTGGGTAGAGGCCGCGTTCACCGCCGAAGACGATGCCCAGCAAGGGGCGGATGCGCCGGTGGTCGACCGCCAGGTCATGGCCGAGGACGCGGCCCGTTCCCGACGTCGGCAGCAGCACCGTGGAGAGGATCTTCATCAGGGTGCTCTTGCCTGCCCCGTTCGGGCCGAGCAGCCCGTGCACCTCGCCCTGCTCCACCTCCATCGTGACGTCGTCCAGCGCGACGATCGGGGCGCCGCGTCGCGCACGGTACTCCCGCCGCAACCGGCTTGTCGCGATCGCGAGTTCGCCGCGCCCCGCACCCGCCGCACCGCCGGTGTCGCCCATCAATCGCCTCCCACATCGGCCGTCAGGCACGGCAGCGGTTCCCTCACGCGACGCCCTCCGCCGACACCTCGTCCAGCCACTCCTGCCGGGCGGCGCCGGACACCAGCAGGAAGGAGCCCAGCGGCGTACGGGCGACCAGGTGGGTGCCCACGTCGTCGAGTCGTAGCCCGTCGGCGGATACGCCGTCGAGTCGTAGCCCGTCGGCGGGTACACCGTCGAGGGGCACGCCGAACAGCGGCACGCCCCGTCGCAGCAGCAGTCGCGCACCGATCCGGCGGTGCACGAGGTCGGAGGCCGCGTCCGCGAGACGGCCGCCCTCGCCTTCGACCCCGGACTGCGCGACGAACGCGGCCACACGCGCCGGGCTGCTCCAACGGACCGCGGTGCGCACCGCCCGCGTCAGCCGGGCACGCCCCGCCGCGATCCGGGTGCGCGGCAGCCCGGCCACCGGCGGCCCTCCCAGTCGGCCCGTCCCGCGCATCGCCGCCCGCCATTCCGGCCAGAGGCCGGTCCTGTCGAGATCGTCCCTCAGTTGACGCAGACCGTCGTCGTCGAGGTGGCGCAGCAGGAGTGCCATGTCGAGGAAGTCCCGCGAGCGAAAGGGCCGTTCCCACCGCTCCGCCACCAGGGCGAGCGCGCAGGCGGCCGGCACGGAGAACCCCGGGCGGGCCAGCTGCCAGGCCGGCCCTCGGATGTCGGTCACGATCTCCGCCGTGGCCAGCCCGACCGCGTAGGGATCGGGGGACCCCTCGGGAGCGGGGCTGCGGAACTCCGCGCCCAGGTACAGGGGGGTGCCTTGCCCGCCCCGAGCGGGTCCGACGGTCAGGGCCGCCAACTCCCAGCCGGTTTCGGCCAGTCGGCGGGCGCAGGCCCACAGGTCCCCGGGATCGTGGCAGATGACGTCGAGGTCGCCGGCCGCACGGAGCACCCCCGGCGGGTAGAGGGCGGCGATCGTCATGCCTTTGAGGAGGTAGGCGTCGGGCGCCACGTCCTGGAGCTCCGCCCAGACATCGCGGTAGTGGTCGATGCGTTCCCGGTTCTGGACCAGTTCGGTCTGCGCCGCCCCGGTGAGCCGATCGCCCCTTGCCGCCCACAGGCTCAGCAGGGTCGCGGCGAGCTTGTGGCGGCCTTCGCGGGCCGTCCGCAGCACGTCCTCCCGGGGAGTGGCGGCATCCGCGCCGAGCAGGGCGAGCACCGTCGCGACGCAGACCTCGGCCCCGGCGGTCCTCCCGGTCGAGGCATCACCCGACACCGGTTTCGGACGTGCGAAAGGCAGTGGACGCGACCAGGACCGCCGGGACGAACGGAACAGCCCGAGGCCGATTCCTGATCGCATCCTCGTCGTCGGTTACTTGCCCGGCTTCGGACGGACGACGACCTTCTTGAAGCTCACACTCATGGAACCCTCCTTGATGTGTTGGGTCATGGAACGTAGCCTCAGCGTATGGTCTCGATAGGTCCATGACAACACGCCAACTGGGCCCGCACCCACGTGACTTGCCGCGCCCGGCACGGGGATCACAGGTGGACGCGTGCACGCCGGAGGAACATGGCTGTTCACAGCTGGTTGAAACCCCCCTGCACCCACGACCCCGTACGGCGCACCACTTACCCCGACGACGTCTACTTCCGCGAGATGGCCGTCGTACTGGACCGCCGGGACCCGGCTGAGACGGACCGGGCACTGCTGCACTCCACGTTCGTCATGTTCAAGCCGGACGCGGTGGTCGGACGCCGCGTCGAACCGGCGCTCGCGTTCCTGGCGGGCCGCGGGTTCGAGCCGCTGGGCGCCCTGGCCGTCCGGGTCGACGCGCGGGTCTGCCGCGAGCTGTGGCGCTACCAGATCAACGCGGCGCCGCTGGCCGTCATCCGGGCCGTGGACATGATCCTCGAGTCCGGACCCCCCTGCCTCTTCGTGGCGCTGCGGGACACCTGGGGCCCGGAACGCACCGGGACGACCGCGGCCCAGCGGCTGGCCGCATTGAAGGGGTCCTCCAAGAACCGCGCGGAACAAGCGGATTCGCTGCGCGGCGCGCTCGGCTGCGAGCTGATGTGCCTCAACTTCCTGCACTCCCCCGACGACCCCGCCGACCTGATCCGCGAGGTGGGAGTCCTGCTGCCCGGGCGGCGCGAGGAGGCCCTGACCATGCTGGCGGGCGAGGTGTCGTCACCGCGTGCCGCCGAACCGGCGGCCATGGCGCGCAGGCTCTACGCCGCCCATCCACCGCATCCTTTGACCCCGGCCGCACCCATCGGCCCACGCCGTCAACCCGTCGACTCCACGGCGCTGTTGACCCAGGTGGCGGAACTCGCGGCGGACGACCACGGGCTCCCCCTCTGGGACCGTATCGTCATCGCCGCACAGCTCGTGGAAGGCCTCCCCTCCGAAGGGCGCCCCCTGATCGGAGCGCCGCCCGGGACAGAAAGGCACCGATGGCAGACGACGTCCTGATGTACGGACCGGCCGGCTGGGAAGGACCGCCGCAGCGGTACGGTCCGGCGGCGCGGGTAGCCGTGCTGTCCGACCTGCACGCCAACATCCCGGCGCTCGACGCTGTACTCGCCGAACCGGACGTGGCCGCGGCCGACCTGGTGGTCCTCTGCGGCGACCTGACCTGGGGTCCGCAGCCGCAGGAGACCTACGAGCGGATCGCCGCCCTGGGCGAACGCGTCCTGTGCGTGCGCGGCAACGGCGACCGCTTCGCCTCCTGGCTCGCCGCCACCGCGGACGCCACTGCCACCGCTCGCCAGTCGTGGATCACCGCACAGCACTCCCCCGAGGCCATCGCGTTCCTCAACCGGGTTCCCTTCGGCGTCGTCGTCGAGATCGACGGGTTGGGGCCGGTGCACTTCTGTCACGGTTCTCCGCGCAGCGACCACGAGTTGGTGACGCCGGGGACACCGGCCGAGCGGTTCGCGGAACTGTCCGCCTCCCTCGACGTGGGGGTTCTGGTCACCGGACACTCCCACCTCCAGTTCGCCCGCGAAGTGGGAGGCCTGCGCAGCGTCAACCCCGGGAGCGTCGGCCTCCCGTACCACACGGGCCAACCAGGCACCGCCCACTGGGCGTTGCTCGGCCCCGACGTCCAGCTGAGAACCACGCATTACGACGTCGCGGACGCCGTGGCCCGCGCGCATCGGGCCGGCGATCCGGGGGCGGAGCAGTACGCGGAGACGTTGCTGAGCCCGCCGGATCCCGCGTCGGTGGTCGTGGACGCGGAGACGCGGATCTTCGTCAACTGACGCCCACCGCACGGGACATGGGCAGTTTCGGAGCACGGTGTTGACAGCCGAAGTCACGCCATGTTGACCTGTTCACGCAAAATCGCAGGTCGTTTGACGCGTTTCCCCAGCTCCGTTCAAGCAGGAGGAATCCATGCAAACCGCCCCGCCCAGCACCACCAAAACCACGGCCGAGGCCGTGAGCACGTCGACTCCGGCCCCCGTCATGCTCCTGCCACGCCTGGTAGAGCGCATGATCACGGACCGTCAGGCCGCGCATGTGGCCAAGTTCCGCACCACCTGCACTGACTGCGTGCCGAACTTCTGAGCACAAAGTCGCGTGTCGGCGGACGAGCGACAGCGTCCGCCGACCTGCGCGTGATACCCGAAGTCGTCGAACGGTGCCTGCGCACCGCTTCCCGTGGACTGTGTGTCCTGGCCGTGGACGGCTTGTCGCACGACGTGGCTGCTTCCTCGTTCGCCCACGCACAGACCCACGCCTTGCGTTCCACCTTCCCGAGCACGTCGACCACCGCCTGGCTGACCGCCGTCACCGGCATGGATCCCGCCGAGCACGGCGCCATCGGCATGGTCTACCGGGCACCCGGAGCCGACAGCGTCACCCACCTCGTCACCGGGCAGGCCTACGGGTTCGGCGCCGCTCCCCCGACCGACGGCGCGCTGCTGCACGGCGGTCCGACGCTCTTCGACCGCGCGGTGGCCTCGGGGCGGCCCGCGTACGTGGTCGGCGCCGAGCTCGAGGGGCTCTCCGGTGCCTGGGTGACCGCCCTGCTGCAGGGCGCGCACGTCGTCCCGTCAACGGCCCCCGACCAGGCCGGCATCGATCCCGTCAAGGTCGTCCGGCGCGTCGTGCGCGACGTCGAGGCCGTCCTGGCGATGCCCACCGACGTACCCCCGTTGATCTGGGCGTACGTGAACCTCGACGACCACATCCACCAGGCCGGCTACGACGCCGCCCTGCGCGAGTCGCTGCGCCTGCTCGACACCGCGGCCGACCGCTGGGCCGACGCCGGCTGGAGCGTCCTGGCCCACGCCGACCACGGCCAGGTGCCGGTGAGTCCGCGAGCGGACCTCGTCGAGGCATGGGCCCGCCTCGACACTCCCGCGCACTGCCGGATGCCGGCCGGCGGCGCCGGCCGCGTCCGCTGGCTGTATCCCCTGGCGGGAAAGGAGGAGGCCGTGGCCCGTTCGCTGCGTCACGCGCTGGGCGAGCACGCCCTCGTCCTGACCCCCGACGACCTGGACGGACGCGGGCTCCTGGCGGCGACCCCGGTGGTCCGCGACCGCATCGGCGCCGTCGTGGCCCTGGCCACGACCCCCCAATTCCCCGTGCCCGACGCCACCGTGGCCTGGGAACACGGATCGATCTCCGACGGCGAGACGCTCGTACCACTCGCCGCCTGGAACCCCCCGCTCGCCACAGTCCTGCCCTGACCGACGGATCGCTCGTCACGACACCTAGGAGAGCCCGTGAGCACGGTCGTGTTCCGCAACAAGACAGGTGGTTCGGAGACGTTGCACGCGAGACCGGGACAGAGCCTGCTCGACGTGCTGCGCGCGCACGGCATCCCGGCCAACGCCGTGCTCGCCCACCGCAACGGCACGATCGTGCCCGAGGCGACCTGCGTCGTCGGACCCGACGACGTGATCGAGGTCCGCCAGGTACGCCACTACGACCTCGACGTGCTGCGCCGCCCCAAGGAGCAGGTGTACGCCGCTCCGGACCCGGTCTACACCAAGAGCGTCCTCTTCGACCACGGCGGCACCCTGGAACGGCGCACCGAGCAGTTCACGGCGGAGACGTTCGTGAGCTATGTCGAGGAGACCTTCCTGCAGAGCATCACCGCGGGAGCCACCATGCGGGCCGGCGACCGCGTCGTCATCGGCCTCTCCGGCGGCCGGGACAGCGTCGCGTACCTCAAACTCCTCGAGCGCACCCGCGGCCGGTGGCCCGAGTCCGACATCACCGCCGTGACCATCACCGGACTGCCCGACTGGGACGAGCCGGCGACCTTCCAGACCGCCCTGGACGCCTGCGCGGGACTGGGCGTGGACCACGTGATCGTCACCGCGGACGACGTCGCCGAACTGTTCCAGCTGCGCGAGTCCTTCGTCGACACCATGAACCGTGTCGTCGCCGGCGAGCACCGCAACATGAACATGGTGATCGGGCACCAAGTCCTGCGCCGCATGCTCGAACAGGAGGCGGAGCGCCGGGGCGCCTCCGTCGTCGCGTTCGGCTTCAACGCCGACGACCTGGTCGCCAGCATGGTCACCTGGTTCACCACCGGCTACCGGATGGGCGGCATACCGGTCAGGGAACTGGGCTCCCTTCGGTACGTCTTCCCGCTCTACCGCATCACCAAGAAGGAACTGACCCTGTACCTGGAGCTCATCGCACCCGAGCTCAACCGGCAGGGCGCACCGGGCCGGTTCACCACCGGCTCGGACGAACGCTCACTCGCCTACGCGACGGCCGACCACCTCTACGATCTGTGGCCCGGCATCGACTACTACGTCTTCAACGCCTTCGAGAACGTGCAGCGCACGCTGCTGCCGCTGGTCGACGACGTGTGCCGGGTGTGCGGCGGACGCTACGTGCTGCAGGAGGGCGTGCCCAACCCGGCGGCACTGTGCGACGTGTGCGGATTCCTGCACCGGCAGGAGGCGCTGCGGGCGGACGCCGTATGAGCGGTGCTCAGGACCGCACCGGTGGCCCCTGGTACGAGCGGTTCTTCGGCCCGGAGTTCTGGGCCGTGGCCGCACACGAGTACACGGCCGAGCGCACCGCCGCGGAAGCCGAGTACCTCGCCGCCGTCCTGGAGGCCTCGGCCCCGGGACGGCGCGTCCTCGACCTGGGCTGCGGCACCGGACGCCATGCGATCGCGCTGGCGCGGCGCGGGTTCGAGGTCACGGGCGTCGACGTCGGGGCCTGGGCGCTGAAGGAGGCCGAGGCCGCCGCCAGTGCCTCGGGCGTACCGGTGCAGTGGCAGCACCAAGATCTCCTGCGGGAACTGCCCTGGTCCCTGGGCGTGTTCGACGCGATCGTGTGCGTGCAGTCCTTCGGCTGGGGCAGCGACGACCAGCAGGTGCGCCTCCTGCAGGAGGCCCGCCGGAGTCTCGTCCCGGGCGGCCTGCTGATCCTGGACCACTCCAACGTGCTCTGCATCGCCGGGCAGTACGTCCCCGAGGCCACCTTCCAGGTCGAGGGTCTGCGGGCGGACTTCCGCCGCGCCTATCGCATGGTTCCCGGCCGCAGTACCGGTGAGATCGAGGTACAGCGGGGCGACGCGGAGCCGGTGACCATCCACGACGACGTACGGATGTACCAGCCCGCCGAGGTGCGCGCACTACTGACCCGCGCGGGGTTCGCCGTGGAACGCGTCGACACCGACTTCCTCGTGGGCCGCGAACCGGTCACGACGTCGCGGTACGTGCAGTTCGTCGCGCGCAGTCCACGACGTCCGGCGGGGGCGATCTCGTCGTGGGAGCTGCCGCAAGGCCGGCCCGAGGCGCTGGATCTGCGCTGGTCCCCGGACGAGATCGAGTGCGTCGCACCGGCGGTCGACGCGGCGTTCCGCGACGTGTACGAGGGCGGCTCCATCGCCGACCTGGCGCGCGACTACCCCGTAATGGACCCCTACGCGGCCGACCGGTCCGCGCCCGTCCTGTCCGAGCACTTCGGTGTCGACCTCTCGCCGAACATGGTGACGGCCGGGACGGGCGCCACCGGACTGCTGCACGCGTGCGCGGCACTGGCGGCGCCCGGGCCGGTGCTGCACCTCGCCGGCGCACACCCGGACCTGCCCCGCTGGGCCGCGCTGCTCGGCGCCGAGGCGGTCGTGACCCGGCTCGCCGCGCTGGCCGCCGACCTCGACCGGCACGCACCGTCGGTCCTCGTCCTGGACCGCCCCACGGCCTTGGGCACCATGCCGGACAGCTCGCTCCTGGACGAGGTCGTCGAGGCAGCTCGCGCGCACGGCACGATCGTGGTCCTCGACGAGGCGTACGCCGTCTATGCCGGGCCCGCGGCAAGCTTCGCGCCTGCCGTCACCGAGCACGACAACCTCGTCGTCGTACGCAGCATGTCCAAGGGCTACTGCTGCGGAGGCCTCAGGATCGGGTTCGCCCTCGCGGCGCCGGCCCTGACCCGTCGGCTCAGGGAGTTCGCCCCGCCGCTCGGCGCGAACAGCGCGGGCCTCGCCGTGGCGCTCCGTCTGCTGGGCCAGGGCGACGTGTTCGCCGGTCTGAGGGCCAGGATCGCCGAGGTGAAGCCGATGGTCGCGGCGACGCTGCGGCGCAGCGGCCTGGAGGTGACCGAGGGGGCCGACTGCCTGCCGTGGGTGACGGCGCGCGGAGGGCCGGCGGCCAAGGACGTGCTGGCGAAGCACGGGCTGCGGGCCAAGGAGATCGACCCCGCCGTCCTGAAGATCGCCGTGCCGCTCTCGGCGGCCCGACTGGCCTCCTTCCGGGCCGCGTTCGCCCATGACGGATGATCTGGCCGGCCTCGTCCGCCACGTCCATGACGGCATCGATCCCGACGAGGCGATGCGCCGGGTCGCCCGGCTCGTCGAGTGGGACCGCCACCAGGGCTCGGCGGGCATCGCCGCCGCGGCCGACTTCGTGGCGGGCGAGGCCGAACGCGTGGGCCTGGCCGACGTCGAGGTGCTGAGCCTGCCGGCCGACGGACGCACCGCGTGGTGGACGTTCACCGCGCCCAGCCCGTGGACCGCACGAGCGGCCCACCTGTCCGTGGGCGCGGGCCCACGGCTGGTCGACTACGCCGCGCAGCCCTACGCCCTGGCCGTCAACTCCACGGCCACGGACGCCGAGTTGTCCCTCGCACACCTGCAGGACGACGCATGGCCGCCGGGCGCGGTGGTCCTCGTCCCATCGGCGGGCGACCTCGACGGGCGGCTGCTCGCCCGCCTGCGCGACAGGCGGGCCGGCGGGTTCTGCGTGACGGCCCGCCCGGACCTCCCCGACCACTCCGGGCGGCTCGAACTCCCCGCCGACTCCGGGCTGTTCGCATTCAGCGTGCTCCCGGCCCAGCTGGACGAGCTGCACCGCACATACCGCCTGGGCGGGCGCGTACGGGTCGTGGTCGACGTCGACACCACCCCGGCGCGGATGCCGGTGGTGGTCGCCCGTACACCGACGCGCCCGGCCACGGGG
Proteins encoded in this window:
- a CDS encoding ABC transporter permease, with translation MSRRANEFGPGSRVQVLGWAARAGLADYGTVFTWKTWLLGWFVRMLAQVLFFTTIGTLLGPDQARYLLIGNAVALVALHGMFATASTTWELQNGTLPLLVASPSNPALVLVGRSLFWLPDGVACGLGAVLILGPVADLRLTVLSVLLLTALLVLVAVTSYCLGLFLGSLVLTAPDLRNVVSNAAFTVMLIVCGAEVPAGAVGPVLAGLGQVLPLTHGLSAIREALDGEAGLHTLGLAGWETLVGACWLGAALGVLAWRARRSRRDGAALFLT
- a CDS encoding ABC transporter permease codes for the protein MSLLLAAGKFQGRLVLTHRDYLIDLVRTPLLAAVFLLLIRHNDRPELLAYALLAPVLMGVWSMAMLISGEVVDNDRWLGTLELQIAAPVDFVRLVFSRVWVTTLISLLTVVEVAAVSVLAFDTVPEVPHPWVFVVALLATAAATAGAACLMAALFVATRTARTFQNSLSYPILLLGGVFTPLDRLPEWTHPPGRLIYLSWSSDLLRDALAADPVQSVGWRLAAVLGLGFLAALGGRLLLGRVVRLVRENGTVGLR
- a CDS encoding ABC transporter ATP-binding protein produces the protein MGDTGGAAGAGRGELAIATSRLRREYRARRGAPIVALDDVTMEVEQGEVHGLLGPNGAGKSTLMKILSTVLLPTSGTGRVLGHDLAVDHRRIRPLLGIVFGGERGLYPRLTARQNLGYWAALYGMSAKAGRARSAALLDELGLAERADDRVETYSVGMRQRLHLARGIIGDPRILLLDEPTNGLDPLAARQLRELITRLASEGRTILLATHDLAEAELLCDRVTMINHGRVVAAEAPKTLARLVSQQERIRVRAEPELTDRVGQLPGVLGVEQADDGAAIVSVEDKEAVGRVLAFVVEAGVTEVRTELPGLEEVYLRLVHRNETRSVVNR
- a CDS encoding nucleoside-diphosphate kinase, yielding MAVHSWLKPPCTHDPVRRTTYPDDVYFREMAVVLDRRDPAETDRALLHSTFVMFKPDAVVGRRVEPALAFLAGRGFEPLGALAVRVDARVCRELWRYQINAAPLAVIRAVDMILESGPPCLFVALRDTWGPERTGTTAAQRLAALKGSSKNRAEQADSLRGALGCELMCLNFLHSPDDPADLIREVGVLLPGRREEALTMLAGEVSSPRAAEPAAMARRLYAAHPPHPLTPAAPIGPRRQPVDSTALLTQVAELAADDHGLPLWDRIVIAAQLVEGLPSEGRPLIGAPPGTERHRWQTTS
- a CDS encoding metallophosphoesterase family protein gives rise to the protein MADDVLMYGPAGWEGPPQRYGPAARVAVLSDLHANIPALDAVLAEPDVAAADLVVLCGDLTWGPQPQETYERIAALGERVLCVRGNGDRFASWLAATADATATARQSWITAQHSPEAIAFLNRVPFGVVVEIDGLGPVHFCHGSPRSDHELVTPGTPAERFAELSASLDVGVLVTGHSHLQFAREVGGLRSVNPGSVGLPYHTGQPGTAHWALLGPDVQLRTTHYDVADAVARAHRAGDPGAEQYAETLLSPPDPASVVVDAETRIFVN
- a CDS encoding alkaline phosphatase family protein; its protein translation is MRSTFPSTSTTAWLTAVTGMDPAEHGAIGMVYRAPGADSVTHLVTGQAYGFGAAPPTDGALLHGGPTLFDRAVASGRPAYVVGAELEGLSGAWVTALLQGAHVVPSTAPDQAGIDPVKVVRRVVRDVEAVLAMPTDVPPLIWAYVNLDDHIHQAGYDAALRESLRLLDTAADRWADAGWSVLAHADHGQVPVSPRADLVEAWARLDTPAHCRMPAGGAGRVRWLYPLAGKEEAVARSLRHALGEHALVLTPDDLDGRGLLAATPVVRDRIGAVVALATTPQFPVPDATVAWEHGSISDGETLVPLAAWNPPLATVLP
- a CDS encoding aminotransferase class I/II-fold pyridoxal phosphate-dependent enzyme gives rise to the protein MSGAQDRTGGPWYERFFGPEFWAVAAHEYTAERTAAEAEYLAAVLEASAPGRRVLDLGCGTGRHAIALARRGFEVTGVDVGAWALKEAEAAASASGVPVQWQHQDLLRELPWSLGVFDAIVCVQSFGWGSDDQQVRLLQEARRSLVPGGLLILDHSNVLCIAGQYVPEATFQVEGLRADFRRAYRMVPGRSTGEIEVQRGDAEPVTIHDDVRMYQPAEVRALLTRAGFAVERVDTDFLVGREPVTTSRYVQFVARSPRRPAGAISSWELPQGRPEALDLRWSPDEIECVAPAVDAAFRDVYEGGSIADLARDYPVMDPYAADRSAPVLSEHFGVDLSPNMVTAGTGATGLLHACAALAAPGPVLHLAGAHPDLPRWAALLGAEAVVTRLAALAADLDRHAPSVLVLDRPTALGTMPDSSLLDEVVEAARAHGTIVVLDEAYAVYAGPAASFAPAVTEHDNLVVVRSMSKGYCCGGLRIGFALAAPALTRRLREFAPPLGANSAGLAVALRLLGQGDVFAGLRARIAEVKPMVAATLRRSGLEVTEGADCLPWVTARGGPAAKDVLAKHGLRAKEIDPAVLKIAVPLSAARLASFRAAFAHDG